The Jannaschia sp. GRR-S6-38 genomic interval GCTGGGCGGGCTAGTCTATATCGCCGCGCAGGGCACGATCGGCGGGCCCGACATGACGGCGGCCTTCTCGCTTTACGGGTTTCTGCTGCTGGGCGCGGCGGTGATGACCTGGCGCAGCGCCCGGGCGCGGGCGCCGGAGCATCCGGTCTGGGCCGGACGACTGGTGATCCTGGCCGTCGCCTCCTGGATCTACCGGTTGCATTACGGGATCTGGGTGACGGCGGTGGGCGAGGTCGGGATGGCGCCCGATTTCTCGGGGGCCTTCGACCGCGTCAACGTCTGGGCCTTCTTCCTGCCCTATCTGCTGGCTTACGAGCTGCTGCGCCCGCGGGCCGTTCAGGCCAGGACCTGATCCATCAGCCGCGCCGCCTCGGCCTTCGGATCGGCCAGGTTGGCGCGATCCTCGCCCGGGTGGAACCGCGCGCGCAGCGCGGTGGGCATGGGCCGGGGCGTCAGCAGGTGCAGCGTCG includes:
- a CDS encoding DUF2306 domain-containing protein, with the translated sequence MNSPERVRWRRIAGPAATLLLILLVLPFVLYAVGRGLDFGDPDERAASRFLSGGPAADLAIYAHMALGGALTGLAPLQLLTAGRARWRRLHRWNGRAVAVLAVLTGLGGLVYIAAQGTIGGPDMTAAFSLYGFLLLGAAVMTWRSARARAPEHPVWAGRLVILAVASWIYRLHYGIWVTAVGEVGMAPDFSGAFDRVNVWAFFLPYLLAYELLRPRAVQART